The Maledivibacter sp. genome includes a region encoding these proteins:
- a CDS encoding ATP-binding cassette domain-containing protein — MGDKEVLLEVDNLKIEFGNKRNRFVAVNNVSFNIYKGETFGLVGESGSGKTTIGRAIVRINEVSDGTIKFKDKIISGKIDRTTDREITENIQMIFQDPMASLNERAKVDYIVSEGLYNLKKFKSEEERKKKVEKALLDVGLLPEFASRFPHEFSGGQRQRIGIARVLVMEPELIIADEPISALDVSIRAQVLNILSALKREKGLTYMFIAHDLSVVRFITDRIAVIHKGRIVELAESEELFRNPLHPYTKALLSAIPLPDPVAEKEKVIEIYDPSCHNYKDNPPMWHEVKDDHFILANNEELEKYKESI; from the coding sequence ATGGGAGATAAAGAAGTTTTATTGGAAGTGGATAACTTGAAAATTGAGTTCGGTAATAAAAGAAACAGGTTTGTTGCAGTCAACAATGTAAGCTTCAATATTTATAAGGGAGAAACCTTTGGATTAGTTGGAGAATCGGGATCGGGCAAAACAACTATCGGTAGGGCTATAGTGCGAATCAATGAAGTAAGTGATGGAACTATAAAATTTAAAGACAAGATAATAAGTGGCAAAATAGATAGGACTACTGATAGAGAAATAACTGAAAATATACAAATGATTTTTCAAGACCCTATGGCATCCCTAAATGAAAGGGCAAAGGTAGACTATATAGTATCAGAAGGATTATATAACCTAAAAAAGTTTAAATCAGAAGAAGAGAGAAAGAAAAAGGTCGAAAAAGCACTTTTAGATGTTGGATTATTGCCAGAGTTCGCAAGTAGATTTCCCCATGAATTTTCAGGGGGACAGAGACAAAGGATTGGGATCGCAAGGGTTTTAGTTATGGAGCCAGAACTGATTATAGCCGATGAGCCTATATCTGCACTTGATGTTTCCATTAGGGCACAAGTATTAAATATATTGTCGGCATTAAAGAGAGAAAAAGGATTGACCTACATGTTTATTGCCCATGATTTATCTGTAGTCAGATTTATTACAGATAGGATAGCTGTAATACACAAGGGAAGGATAGTGGAGCTAGCAGAATCTGAGGAGCTATTTAGAAATCCATTACATCCATATACCAAAGCATTATTATCTGCGATACCCCTTCCCGATCCGGTTGCTGAGAAAGAGAAAGTAATTGAAATATATGATCCTAGTTGTCATAATTACAAGGATAATCCTCCTATGTGGCATGAGGTAAAGGATGACCATTTTATTCTTGCAAATAATGAAGAGTTAGAAAAATATAAAGAGAGCATATAA
- a CDS encoding ABC transporter permease — protein sequence MMRKNLDMMAESIDLSLFEFAQYDESTAELTGYSNYSYWRSTWNVFIKNKTAMILMTVMLILITFTITQPYLPSQKSPTEIYLNEKTGMQLRNESPGADFWFGTNSIGQDLWARIWSGTRTSLFIGLAVGLWELILGITIGALWGYIRKLDAIITEIYNVITNIPTTIILILFAYIMRPGLSTIIFAMCVTRWTEMARFVRNLIIIIRDREYNLASRCLGTPAKRIISKNLLPYLVSVIMLRLALAIPLAIGSEVFLTYIGIGLPVDIPSLGNLINEGRVFMMVPSLRYQLLFPAIVLSIITISFYVIGNAFADAADPKNHI from the coding sequence CTAACGGGATATTCCAATTACTCCTATTGGCGTTCAACATGGAATGTTTTTATCAAGAATAAAACAGCTATGATATTAATGACAGTAATGCTTATCTTGATTACATTCACAATAACTCAACCCTATCTACCAAGTCAAAAATCTCCTACTGAAATATATTTAAATGAAAAGACAGGTATGCAGCTAAGGAATGAATCTCCAGGAGCTGACTTTTGGTTTGGAACAAATTCCATTGGGCAGGACCTTTGGGCTAGAATTTGGAGTGGTACGAGAACCTCACTTTTTATTGGCCTTGCCGTTGGATTATGGGAGCTGATTTTGGGGATTACTATTGGAGCCCTTTGGGGATACATAAGGAAGCTAGATGCAATCATAACCGAAATATATAATGTGATAACTAATATACCCACTACCATAATCTTAATACTATTTGCATATATTATGAGACCCGGGCTATCTACTATTATTTTTGCCATGTGTGTCACTCGTTGGACGGAAATGGCTAGGTTTGTTAGAAACCTAATTATTATTATCAGAGATCGTGAATACAATCTTGCATCGAGATGTTTAGGAACACCGGCTAAAAGAATCATATCGAAAAATCTTTTACCATATTTAGTATCTGTAATCATGCTGCGTTTAGCTTTAGCTATACCCCTTGCCATAGGATCAGAGGTATTTTTGACTTATATTGGTATCGGATTACCCGTTGATATTCCTTCCCTTGGGAATCTGATTAATGAGGGGCGTGTATTTATGATGGTGCCTTCACTACGATATCAATTATTATTTCCTGCAATAGTTTTATCCATTATAACAATTTCATTTTATGTAATAGGAAATGCATTTGCAGATGCGGCAGATCCTAAAAATCATATTTAG
- a CDS encoding dipeptidase, which yields MNNSLKAKRIHENSIVVDSHLDLGGIIYNARSKGKTRVMETIFLRDFRRASFNFIIAAIFIENEYLPDMGLKMALRQVDAIYNDIKESNEHFVLVTNKSEMDTAMKENKIGIIMSLEGVEPIGRDLSLLNIFYKLGVRGLGLTWSRRNFAADGSYFRNPREGIKGGLTPFGIEVVSLAENLGMFIDVSHINDEGFSDVAEYTELPFIASHSNARSVNDITRNLTDSQIEIIGENSGVIGINAYKNIVSSKEEEQNVDRLCDHIEYIISLAGEDSIGFGFDLCNNYYNSGKEYDTIKNHSESLLITEELLRRGFSDDTLSKLVGGNYYRYLTSMLK from the coding sequence ATGAATAATTCATTGAAAGCAAAAAGGATACATGAAAATAGTATAGTTGTAGATAGTCATTTAGATCTTGGAGGGATTATTTATAATGCCAGATCTAAGGGGAAAACAAGGGTTATGGAAACAATATTTCTAAGGGATTTTAGACGTGCATCTTTTAATTTTATAATTGCGGCAATATTTATAGAGAATGAATATTTACCAGATATGGGACTAAAAATGGCATTAAGACAAGTGGATGCAATATATAATGATATTAAAGAAAGCAATGAACACTTTGTATTAGTTACAAATAAATCTGAAATGGATACTGCCATGAAGGAGAACAAGATCGGAATTATAATGTCCCTAGAGGGTGTCGAGCCCATAGGACGAGATTTAAGTCTCTTAAATATATTTTATAAACTCGGGGTAAGGGGATTAGGGCTTACTTGGAGTAGAAGAAATTTTGCTGCGGATGGGAGCTATTTTAGAAATCCAAGAGAAGGTATTAAAGGAGGGTTAACTCCTTTTGGTATAGAGGTAGTGAGCTTAGCAGAAAATTTAGGAATGTTCATTGATGTAAGCCATATCAATGATGAAGGTTTTTCCGATGTAGCAGAGTATACTGAGCTTCCATTTATAGCATCCCATTCTAATGCTAGATCAGTTAATGATATCACAAGAAATCTAACGGACTCTCAAATCGAGATCATTGGAGAGAATAGTGGAGTAATAGGTATCAATGCTTATAAAAATATAGTGTCTTCTAAGGAAGAAGAGCAAAATGTTGACAGGTTATGTGATCATATAGAGTATATTATTTCCTTGGCAGGGGAAGATTCCATAGGCTTTGGATTTGATCTTTGTAACAATTATTATAATTCCGGTAAAGAATACGATACCATTAAAAATCATAGCGAAAGCTTGTTGATAACTGAAGAACTCTTGAGAAGAGGGTTTAGCGACGATACCCTATCAAAGCTTGTAGGTGGAAACTATTATAGATATTTGACAAGTATGTTGAAGTAA
- a CDS encoding ABC transporter ATP-binding protein, with protein sequence MAVSELVIKFNLRGKELTAIRGASLDLYKGESLAIVGESGSGKSVFTKSFMGLLDSNGWIDSGTITYGDKVISDFKSEKQWLKIRGKEIALVFQDPMTSLNPLKTIGKQVQESIELHRGLRGDDAKRIALEILGDVGISQPEKRYKQYPHEFSGGMRQRVVIAIAVACHPRVLICDEPTTALDVTIQAQILELLKNMQKKYDLTIIYITHDLGVVANVADRIAVMYAGDIIEIGMAEEVFYNPQHPYTWALLSSLPQLGVKGEDLYSIKGTPPSLFKEIKGDAFAPRNPKALKIDYVKRSPYFQVSPTHKARTWLLHPAAPRVEPPEIVKKISENVGGKRYGR encoded by the coding sequence ATGGCAGTATCTGAATTAGTCATAAAATTTAATTTGAGGGGAAAAGAGCTTACGGCCATAAGAGGTGCATCATTAGACCTATACAAGGGGGAAAGCTTAGCTATAGTAGGAGAATCGGGTTCTGGAAAGTCGGTTTTCACAAAATCCTTTATGGGATTACTAGATAGTAATGGCTGGATAGATTCTGGCACCATTACCTATGGTGATAAAGTGATTTCTGATTTTAAAAGTGAGAAGCAATGGCTAAAGATCAGAGGCAAAGAAATTGCCCTTGTATTTCAAGATCCGATGACTTCCTTAAATCCACTTAAAACCATTGGTAAACAGGTTCAGGAATCCATAGAGCTGCATAGGGGTTTAAGGGGAGATGATGCTAAAAGGATAGCCCTAGAGATATTAGGGGATGTCGGGATATCACAGCCAGAGAAAAGATATAAGCAATATCCCCATGAATTTTCCGGTGGAATGAGGCAAAGAGTTGTCATAGCCATTGCTGTGGCCTGTCATCCAAGGGTACTAATATGTGATGAACCCACAACAGCATTGGATGTTACAATACAAGCACAGATACTTGAATTATTGAAAAATATGCAAAAAAAATATGATTTAACTATTATTTATATAACCCATGATTTAGGGGTTGTAGCAAATGTAGCAGATAGAATAGCTGTCATGTATGCAGGTGATATTATTGAAATAGGTATGGCAGAGGAGGTTTTCTATAATCCACAGCATCCATATACCTGGGCACTTTTATCATCACTTCCCCAGCTTGGAGTTAAGGGGGAAGATCTTTACTCAATAAAGGGTACTCCACCTAGCCTATTTAAGGAAATAAAGGGAGATGCCTTTGCACCAAGAAACCCAAAGGCATTAAAAATAGATTATGTCAAGAGATCGCCGTATTTTCAAGTTAGTCCAACCCATAAAGCAAGAACCTGGCTATTACATCCCGCTGCTCCGAGGGTTGAACCTCCTGAAATCGTTAAAAAAATAAGTGAAAATGTAGGAGGAAAGCGTTATGGGAGATAA
- a CDS encoding C40 family peptidase: protein MRNYGIAKKTIVPIRKEPEEKGLYIDELLLGMVVEILWEDKNNYVFIQTQYDYKGYVQMEDLFLDSRASKKWKDSIDIVVMGSYVDITEDTSFASGILTSAVRGSYLVGCCKEKSNRIKVKLPDGRAGWVRKKHIKVRKRLDFNLCEMEIRTNIVEYALLYLYTQFRWGGKSPLGIDSSGLTCMAYLLNEIVIWRDSQFLQEHFVEISPRDIKKGDVLFFPEHTAIYIGNNRFIHSSGIDSGVVIHSLDPKDDDYKEALAATLTKVGKYVKFK from the coding sequence ATGAGAAACTATGGAATTGCTAAAAAAACAATTGTTCCCATTAGGAAAGAACCTGAAGAAAAGGGTTTATATATAGATGAGTTATTATTGGGAATGGTAGTTGAAATTTTATGGGAAGATAAAAATAATTATGTTTTTATACAAACCCAGTATGATTATAAGGGTTATGTACAAATGGAGGATTTGTTTTTAGATTCCCGAGCCTCAAAAAAGTGGAAGGATAGCATAGACATAGTTGTTATGGGTAGTTATGTGGATATTACAGAGGATACTTCATTTGCCTCAGGTATTTTGACTTCCGCAGTAAGGGGTTCTTATCTGGTAGGATGTTGTAAAGAAAAATCAAATAGAATAAAGGTTAAATTACCCGATGGTAGGGCTGGATGGGTAAGAAAAAAACATATTAAAGTCAGAAAAAGATTGGACTTCAATCTATGTGAAATGGAAATTAGGACAAATATAGTTGAATATGCCTTACTTTATTTATATACACAGTTTAGGTGGGGAGGAAAAAGCCCCCTTGGAATAGATAGTTCCGGATTAACATGTATGGCGTATCTACTAAATGAGATAGTTATTTGGCGTGATTCCCAATTTTTACAGGAACATTTTGTGGAGATAAGTCCCCGGGATATAAAGAAAGGTGATGTTTTATTTTTCCCTGAACATACGGCTATATATATAGGGAATAATAGGTTTATTCATTCATCGGGAATAGATTCAGGTGTTGTTATACACAGCTTAGATCCTAAGGATGATGATTATAAAGAAGCCCTTGCGGCAACCTTAACGAAGGTAGGCAAATATGTGAAATTTAAATAG
- a CDS encoding DUF6036 family nucleotidyltransferase, with amino-acid sequence MQIKKELEERIYEMEKVAELFNIEPFDMYFLGGSACILGGHSDRATRDFDFIDLNYSAKLGKVFVHLRDFDMLEYESTLISPKYQERAIMLEQFKYLNIYILSIEDIIVSKIIRMQEKDLQDIDILMKRADKILINQIINEVMNRNDLFNSKKKGFIGKLELFRERYNV; translated from the coding sequence ATGCAGATTAAGAAAGAACTGGAAGAAAGAATATATGAGATGGAAAAAGTAGCTGAGTTATTTAATATAGAACCCTTTGACATGTATTTCTTGGGAGGCTCTGCCTGTATATTAGGTGGGCATAGTGATAGAGCAACAAGAGATTTTGATTTTATAGACTTGAACTATTCTGCTAAATTAGGTAAAGTGTTTGTTCATCTTAGGGATTTCGATATGCTGGAATATGAGAGTACATTAATATCGCCTAAATATCAAGAAAGAGCAATAATGCTGGAACAATTTAAGTATTTGAATATATATATTTTATCAATTGAGGACATAATCGTTAGTAAAATCATAAGGATGCAGGAAAAGGATTTGCAGGATATAGATATTCTTATGAAAAGAGCCGATAAAATATTAATAAATCAAATTATAAATGAAGTAATGAATAGAAATGATCTGTTTAATTCTAAGAAGAAAGGATTTATAGGGAAATTAGAATTATTTAGGGAGAGATATAATGTATAG